A single region of the Rhodospirillales bacterium genome encodes:
- a CDS encoding pirin family protein, with protein sequence MKKIAEILRPQGAHWVGDGFPVRSLFSYHRDAAAVSPFLLFDYAGPRMFEPSAKPRGVGQHPHRGFETVTIVYDGEVAHRDSTGTGGTIGSGDVQWMTAAGGIIHEEFHSPAFSRTGGPFRMAQLWVNLPARDKMKPPGYQAISSADIPTVELDGGRARVIAGEFRDARGPARTFTPVNLWDVRLDRGAELGLDLPEGHTAMIAVLAGHVTVNGVEGAGEAEVVRFERSGSEVTAGADGDAILLVLTGEPIDEPVVGHGPFVMNTEAEIRRAVDDFNSGRFGRVAAA encoded by the coding sequence ATGAAAAAAATTGCCGAAATCCTGCGGCCGCAGGGCGCTCATTGGGTGGGCGACGGGTTTCCCGTCCGCTCGCTCTTTTCCTACCACCGCGACGCGGCGGCGGTCAGTCCGTTCCTGCTGTTCGATTACGCGGGGCCGCGGATGTTCGAGCCGTCGGCAAAGCCGCGTGGCGTCGGCCAGCACCCCCATCGCGGTTTCGAGACCGTCACCATCGTCTATGACGGAGAGGTTGCGCACCGCGACTCCACTGGCACGGGCGGCACCATCGGATCGGGGGACGTGCAGTGGATGACGGCTGCGGGCGGCATCATCCACGAGGAGTTCCACTCGCCGGCGTTCAGCAGGACCGGCGGTCCGTTCCGGATGGCGCAGCTGTGGGTCAATCTGCCGGCGAGGGACAAGATGAAGCCGCCCGGGTATCAGGCTATCTCCAGCGCCGACATTCCCACGGTGGAACTGGACGGGGGACGGGCGCGGGTCATCGCCGGCGAGTTCCGGGACGCACGTGGTCCCGCACGCACCTTCACCCCGGTCAATCTGTGGGATGTGCGGCTTGATCGGGGTGCAGAACTCGGCCTCGATCTGCCCGAGGGCCACACGGCGATGATCGCGGTACTGGCGGGCCATGTCACGGTGAACGGCGTCGAGGGTGCGGGCGAGGCGGAGGTCGTCCGTTTCGAACGCAGCGGAAGCGAAGTGACGGCCGGCGCCGACGGTGACGCGATCCTGCTCGTCCTGACCGGCGAGCCCATCGACGAGCCGGTCGTTGGCCACGGTCCGTTCGTGATGAACACGGAAGCCGAGATCCGCAGGGCCGTCGATGACTTCAACAGCGGCCGTTTCGGCCGGGTCGCGGCCGCCTGA
- a CDS encoding ABC transporter permease — MNVEVIVDNLPKLLEGLGLTVELVALSVLAGFMLAVPTALARVSPNWALRGPAYAYIFFFRGTPLLVQIFLVYYGLSQFETVRDSALWPILREPYWCALIAFSLNTGAYTAEIFRGAIEAVPAGQVEAARVIGMGRALAYRRIILPQAFRIALPAYGNEIILMIKGSALASTITLLDLTGMARTIIARTYMPVEIFLAAGVLYLLLTFAFTQAYRLLEHRLTRHMAVQR; from the coding sequence ATGAACGTCGAGGTGATCGTCGACAACCTGCCGAAGCTCCTGGAGGGCCTTGGGCTGACGGTAGAACTGGTGGCGCTGTCGGTGCTCGCCGGGTTCATGCTAGCGGTGCCGACGGCGCTGGCGCGGGTCTCCCCGAACTGGGCGCTGCGCGGCCCGGCCTACGCCTACATCTTTTTCTTTCGCGGCACACCGCTGCTGGTGCAGATATTTCTGGTGTACTACGGCCTCAGCCAGTTCGAGACGGTGCGAGACAGTGCCTTGTGGCCGATCCTGCGGGAGCCGTATTGGTGCGCCCTCATCGCCTTTTCGCTCAACACCGGCGCATATACCGCGGAGATCTTCCGCGGCGCCATCGAAGCGGTGCCGGCCGGGCAAGTGGAGGCCGCTCGCGTGATCGGAATGGGGAGGGCGCTAGCCTACCGACGCATCATCCTGCCGCAGGCGTTCCGTATCGCGCTCCCGGCCTATGGCAACGAGATCATTCTGATGATCAAGGGGAGCGCGCTTGCCAGCACCATCACTCTTCTCGACCTCACCGGCATGGCGCGCACCATCATCGCCCGCACCTACATGCCGGTAGAAATCTTCCTCGCCGCCGGCGTCCTCTATCTGCTGCTCACCTTCGCCTTCACGCAAGCATACCGCCTCCTGGAACACCGTCTCACCCGCCACATGGCCGTGCAGCGGTGA
- a CDS encoding TRAP transporter small permease: protein MTPGCRSPRTPPTRPSQRPSPTARNSSTRRSRSSDALGAGLRSLRRLEAAQPTRRSTRLATAEIGKPELRGFEHFVRFVDALSKLFGLVAVLLLVASVLVVSQMVFVRYVLAGSTIWQTEFVTFALVASTLLGSPYVLLLKGHVRVDLIENAVGDDGKIALRLLSDVLSLVFCGVLAWAGWVYFHEAWVNNWTTDTVWALPLWIPLLPMPLSFGLLCLQFVADFLRLEEELQ, encoded by the coding sequence ATGACGCCTGGCTGCAGATCGCCAAGGACACCTCCTACAAGACCTTCGCAGAGACCGTCCCCGACGGCCAGGAACTCATCGACAAGGCGCTCGCGGTCAAGTGACGCACTCGGCGCCGGCCTCCGCTCTCTCCGTCGCCTGGAGGCGGCGCAGCCGACGCGGCGATCCACACGTCTCGCGACGGCGGAGATAGGAAAACCGGAATTGCGCGGGTTCGAGCACTTCGTGCGGTTCGTGGATGCCCTGTCGAAGCTTTTCGGTCTGGTCGCGGTGCTGCTGCTGGTGGCGTCGGTGCTGGTGGTCAGCCAGATGGTGTTCGTCCGCTACGTGCTGGCCGGTTCGACGATCTGGCAGACGGAGTTCGTGACGTTCGCGCTGGTCGCCTCCACCCTGCTCGGCAGCCCGTATGTGCTCTTGCTCAAGGGCCACGTGCGCGTCGACCTCATCGAGAACGCCGTCGGCGACGACGGCAAGATCGCGTTGCGGTTGCTCTCCGACGTGCTGAGCCTCGTGTTCTGCGGAGTGCTGGCGTGGGCCGGATGGGTCTACTTCCATGAGGCCTGGGTCAACAACTGGACGACCGATACGGTGTGGGCGCTACCGTTGTGGATTCCGCTGCTGCCGATGCCGTTGAGCTTCGGGCTGTTGTGCCTGCAGTTCGTTGCCGACTTCCTCCGGTTGGAGGAGGAACTGCAGTGA
- the gluQRS gene encoding tRNA glutamyl-Q(34) synthetase GluQRS, with the protein MKLEVISEHPRGKAKATPLLFVHGACAGAWVWQPHFLAYFADHGYAAHAVSLRGHGGSEGGEGLPLARLSDFAADVEQVAASLNAPPVIVGHSLGGMVVQKVLHNRRVQAPGAVLMASAPPHGIAGCFVHMLTQNPGLLFDMTMVLTTGPSRLDASSFRRIQRALFSTDTTDDVVLQIYAAIRRGIGDGGGRPVGLRHRAVAPRVGPSGASAWRRGRRLHLPGSAARNGLDLSHGGGDHPKRGARDDARSQLGARRRADPGMAGGRAAAAAGGGPPRSGGVSVVTRFAPSPTGDLHLGHAYAACYARDVAKRSGGRFLVRIEDIDTGRCRPEFIGRNIDDLRWLGIAGSGPVVRQSERIPLYRAALDRLQALGVTYPCFCTRAEIRAEVAAAAVAPHPTGPDGAPVYPGTCRALDPARRDDLQASGRSYAVRLNLARARHLTGDITWTDRLRGTVRAEPERLGDVVVARKDVATSYHLAVVVDDADQGVTEVTRGADLLDATHIHRLLYGLLDLPVPVWHHHALVRDTTGRRLAKRSGDEAIAALRDRGYTPEQVLAMAAKGAR; encoded by the coding sequence ATGAAACTCGAAGTGATTTCCGAACACCCGCGGGGGAAGGCCAAAGCTACGCCGCTGCTGTTCGTGCACGGCGCCTGCGCCGGCGCCTGGGTGTGGCAGCCGCACTTTCTGGCGTATTTTGCCGACCATGGTTACGCGGCGCACGCCGTCAGCCTGCGCGGCCATGGCGGCAGCGAAGGGGGGGAGGGCCTGCCGCTCGCGCGTCTGTCCGATTTTGCCGCCGACGTCGAACAGGTGGCGGCCTCATTGAACGCGCCGCCGGTGATCGTCGGTCATTCCCTGGGCGGAATGGTGGTGCAGAAGGTTCTGCACAACCGGCGCGTTCAAGCACCGGGCGCGGTGCTGATGGCGTCGGCGCCGCCCCATGGCATCGCCGGCTGCTTCGTCCACATGTTGACGCAGAATCCGGGGCTGTTGTTCGACATGACCATGGTGCTGACCACCGGCCCGTCCCGCCTCGATGCCTCCAGCTTTCGGCGCATCCAGCGGGCGCTGTTCTCAACCGACACGACCGATGACGTGGTTCTACAGATCTATGCCGCGATTCGGAGGGGAATCGGCGATGGCGGTGGTCGACCTGTGGGGCTTCGGCACCGTGCCGTCGCGCCGCGTGTTGGACCTTCCGGTGCTAGTGCTTGGCGCCGAGGTCGACGCCTTCATCTCCCCGGGAGCGCTGCGCGAAACGGCCTGGACCTATCGCACGGAGGCGGAGACCATCCCAAACGTGGCGCACGCGATGATGCTCGATCACAACTGGGAGCGCGTCGCCGCGCGGATCCTGGCATGGCTGGCGGACGCGCTGCCGCAGCGGCCGGAGGCGGACCGCCACGATCTGGCGGCGTGAGCGTCGTTACCCGCTTCGCGCCGAGCCCGACCGGGGACCTCCATCTCGGCCATGCCTACGCGGCGTGCTACGCAAGAGACGTGGCGAAGCGCTCCGGCGGCCGCTTCCTGGTGCGCATAGAGGACATCGACACCGGCCGCTGCCGACCGGAGTTCATCGGCCGCAACATCGACGATCTCCGCTGGCTCGGCATTGCCGGGAGCGGCCCGGTTGTGCGTCAGTCGGAGCGGATTCCCCTCTACCGCGCCGCGCTCGATCGCCTGCAGGCGCTCGGCGTCACGTACCCTTGCTTCTGCACCCGGGCCGAGATCCGTGCCGAAGTGGCGGCGGCCGCGGTCGCGCCGCACCCCACGGGGCCGGACGGTGCGCCGGTCTACCCCGGCACCTGCCGGGCGCTCGATCCGGCGCGGCGCGATGATCTGCAGGCGTCCGGCCGATCCTATGCCGTCCGCCTGAACCTCGCGCGGGCGCGTCACCTGACCGGGGACATCACCTGGACCGACCGCCTGCGCGGAACGGTGCGCGCGGAACCCGAGCGGTTGGGAGATGTCGTCGTCGCTCGCAAGGACGTCGCCACGAGTTATCATCTGGCGGTGGTGGTCGACGACGCCGATCAGGGCGTGACCGAAGTCACCCGCGGCGCAGACCTGCTCGACGCCACCCACATCCACCGCCTGCTTTATGGGCTTCTCGATCTGCCGGTCCCGGTCTGGCACCATCACGCCCTGGTGCGCGACACTACCGGCCGCCGCCTCGCCAAGCGCAGCGGCGACGAAGCCATTGCCGCACTCCGTGATCGCGGCTACACGCCCGAGCAGGTTCTGGCGATGGCTGCCAAGGGGGCGAGGTAG
- a CDS encoding ABC transporter permease: MIDFQGFGDRLLLGAAMTVALAFGALALGVALGLAGAAAKLSRVAVLRAIGGTYTTVVRGLPELLVVLIIYFGSSGLLTTAAGWLGYEGFVEVGPFAAGVVALGLTFGAYATEVFRGAILAIPKGQTEAARAYGMGRALTFRRIVLPQVWRIALPGLGNLFLVLLKDTSLVSVIGLDELMRQSSIAVGFTRAPFTFYLAAAILYLMMTVVAMAVIGFAERSASKGLPRAAA, from the coding sequence ATGATCGACTTCCAGGGGTTCGGAGATCGGTTGCTGCTCGGTGCCGCGATGACCGTCGCGCTGGCGTTCGGCGCTTTGGCGTTGGGCGTGGCGCTCGGGCTGGCGGGGGCGGCGGCCAAGCTGTCCCGCGTCGCGGTCCTCAGAGCCATCGGCGGAACCTACACCACCGTGGTGCGCGGCTTGCCGGAGCTTCTGGTGGTGCTGATCATTTATTTTGGGTCGTCAGGATTGCTGACCACCGCCGCTGGCTGGCTGGGATACGAGGGGTTTGTCGAGGTCGGGCCGTTCGCGGCCGGCGTCGTCGCCCTCGGCCTCACCTTCGGCGCTTACGCGACGGAGGTATTTCGCGGCGCCATCCTCGCCATCCCCAAGGGTCAGACCGAGGCGGCGCGGGCATACGGCATGGGCCGGGCGCTCACCTTTCGCCGCATCGTCCTCCCGCAAGTGTGGCGCATCGCGCTGCCGGGCCTCGGAAACCTGTTCCTGGTGCTGTTGAAGGACACGTCGCTGGTCTCGGTTATCGGGCTCGATGAACTGATGCGCCAGTCGTCGATCGCCGTCGGCTTCACCCGCGCGCCGTTCACCTTCTATCTCGCCGCGGCGATCCTTTATCTGATGATGACCGTGGTGGCGATGGCGGTGATCGGGTTCGCCGAACGGTCGGCCTCCAAGGGCCTGCCGCGGGCGGCGGCGTGA
- a CDS encoding TetR/AcrR family transcriptional regulator, producing the protein MDGTTTLRKGPPTRQQLLDAAEEAVLAKGFSGTSIDELIATVGISKSGFFYHFRDKTELAKSLLKRYVEEDDRIFDGVFARADELSEDPLHSFLIALKMLTEIFADLPNGHPGCMVASICYHEQLFDREVRDINTGAVLQWRRRFRERLDRIAARYPPRIPVDLDDLADMLSVVADGGIILSKVTKDPAALPRQILLYRDFLRLVFTPAAP; encoded by the coding sequence ATGGATGGGACGACAACGCTCCGCAAGGGTCCGCCGACACGTCAGCAGCTACTCGATGCAGCAGAGGAGGCGGTGCTTGCCAAGGGGTTCAGCGGCACCTCGATCGACGAGTTGATTGCCACGGTCGGCATTTCGAAGAGCGGGTTCTTTTACCATTTCCGCGACAAGACCGAGCTCGCCAAGTCCCTCCTGAAGCGCTACGTGGAAGAGGACGACCGGATCTTCGACGGCGTCTTCGCGCGGGCGGACGAGCTGAGCGAGGATCCGCTCCACAGCTTCCTGATTGCGCTGAAGATGCTGACCGAGATCTTCGCGGATCTCCCCAATGGCCATCCGGGCTGCATGGTCGCCTCCATCTGCTACCACGAACAACTGTTCGATCGCGAGGTGCGCGACATCAACACGGGCGCGGTCCTTCAGTGGCGCCGGCGTTTTCGCGAGCGGCTCGATCGCATTGCCGCCCGCTACCCGCCGCGCATCCCGGTGGACCTCGACGACTTGGCGGACATGCTGTCGGTGGTTGCCGACGGCGGCATCATCCTCTCGAAGGTCACCAAGGACCCGGCAGCCCTGCCCCGCCAGATCCTGCTCTACCGCGACTTCCTCCGCCTCGTCTTCACCCCGGCCGCGCCCTGA
- a CDS encoding glycerate kinase encodes MSESASELLRRMFDAAIAAACPDRVVKHLPRPPKGRTIVVGAGKGAAAMAEAVEAAWPGELCGLVVTRYGHKRPTRHIEVVEAGHPMPDADGLRAAERILALARDAGEHDLVLALITGGGSALLTLPAPGISLDDTRAINGELLRCGASIAEINTVRKHLSAIKGGRLGLAAAPAETVTLLISDVPGDDPAVIASGPTVPDRTTLAEAREVLARYRVALPPAVAAHLDDPANETPKPGHPGFGRSRWILVATPRASLEAAAKVARAAGVTPVMLGDAIQGHAEDVAAIQASLARDIAGERMAGTEPRVLLSGGETSVAVTGHGRGGRNTHYLLALAIALGGHPDIHAIACDTDGIDGTEDNAGALIGPSTLERAVDLGMDPRAYLDNNDAYTLFERLGDLVVTGPTLTNVNDFRAILID; translated from the coding sequence ATGTCCGAATCCGCTTCCGAGTTGCTCCGCCGGATGTTCGATGCGGCGATCGCCGCGGCCTGCCCCGATCGAGTCGTCAAACACCTGCCGCGCCCGCCGAAGGGTCGCACTATCGTCGTCGGCGCCGGCAAGGGGGCCGCCGCCATGGCGGAGGCGGTGGAAGCGGCATGGCCAGGCGAGTTGTGCGGCCTGGTGGTGACACGCTATGGCCACAAGCGACCGACGCGGCACATCGAGGTCGTCGAAGCCGGGCACCCGATGCCCGACGCAGACGGGCTTCGGGCGGCGGAACGGATCCTGGCGCTGGCTCGCGACGCCGGCGAGCACGATCTGGTGCTGGCGCTGATCACCGGCGGAGGCTCGGCCTTGCTGACCTTGCCTGCGCCCGGCATCAGCCTCGATGACACCCGCGCCATCAATGGCGAACTGTTGCGCTGCGGCGCCTCGATTGCGGAGATCAACACTGTCCGCAAGCATCTCTCCGCCATCAAGGGCGGCCGACTAGGGCTCGCCGCCGCGCCGGCCGAGACCGTGACGCTGCTGATATCCGACGTGCCGGGCGACGATCCGGCGGTGATCGCCTCGGGCCCCACAGTCCCCGATCGAACCACGCTCGCCGAAGCGCGCGAGGTGCTGGCACGTTATCGCGTCGCCCTGCCGCCGGCGGTCGCCGCCCATCTCGACGACCCTGCCAACGAAACGCCGAAGCCGGGGCATCCTGGCTTCGGGCGCTCTCGTTGGATCCTCGTCGCCACGCCGAGGGCCAGCCTCGAAGCTGCCGCCAAAGTCGCGCGGGCGGCGGGCGTGACGCCGGTGATGCTTGGAGACGCCATCCAGGGACACGCGGAAGACGTAGCCGCCATCCAGGCCAGCTTGGCGCGGGATATCGCCGGCGAGCGCATGGCGGGCACCGAGCCGCGGGTGCTGTTGTCCGGCGGCGAGACTTCGGTGGCGGTCACCGGGCACGGCCGCGGCGGCCGCAACACCCACTATCTGTTGGCGCTCGCCATCGCCCTCGGCGGCCACCCCGACATTCACGCCATCGCCTGCGATACCGACGGCATCGACGGCACCGAGGACAACGCCGGCGCGCTCATCGGCCCAAGCACTTTGGAGCGCGCCGTCGATCTTGGCATGGACCCGCGCGCCTACCTCGACAACAACGATGCCTACACCTTGTTCGAGCGCCTCGGCGACCTCGTGGTCACCGGCCCGACGCTCACCAACGTCAACGATTTCCGCGCCATCCTGATCGATTGA
- a CDS encoding tetratricopeptide repeat protein, whose protein sequence is MFADRQGNAMTGGTGDAVARFDEAVAAFNIYRGDPVALVDGAIAAAPTFAMAHIFKAWLFAVATEPEAAAAARTIVAHVKSLPMNDRERSHVVALDHVLANNWTDAAVALDHHNMRHPHDLVALQAGSLVDFFRANARDLRDRIARVLPQWSEDRPGYSIVLGLYAFGLEETGDYARAEAMGRDAVDRQPLDAWAHHAVAHVMEMQGRAADGIRWMEEREPHWSGDENFFQVHNWWHKALFHFDLGERDRVLALYDQRIRAGNSIIAIDLVDASALLWRAHLDGIDVGRRWDEVAAAWDQHADGKLYPFNDWHAAMAWLGADRQHDVDRLIAHFRRDAAPVNEVERWARATGLPLIEGFAAFWRGDYTAAVERLHPARFIANTFGGSHAQRDIIDWTLIEAAIRGGMMDTATALAHERLALKPHGVINGSFLSRAGAIGSKTNLAA, encoded by the coding sequence ATGTTTGCGGATCGACAAGGAAACGCCATGACCGGCGGCACTGGCGATGCCGTCGCGCGGTTCGACGAAGCCGTCGCGGCCTTCAACATCTATCGCGGCGACCCGGTGGCGCTGGTCGACGGCGCCATCGCCGCAGCCCCGACGTTCGCAATGGCGCACATCTTCAAGGCGTGGCTGTTCGCGGTCGCCACCGAACCGGAAGCGGCCGCAGCGGCCAGGACCATCGTCGCGCACGTGAAGTCGCTGCCGATGAACGACCGCGAGCGGTCGCACGTCGTCGCTCTCGACCACGTGCTGGCCAACAACTGGACCGATGCCGCGGTGGCGCTCGACCATCACAACATGCGCCACCCGCACGACCTTGTCGCCCTGCAGGCCGGGAGCCTGGTGGACTTCTTCCGCGCCAACGCCCGCGATCTTCGCGACCGGATCGCCAGGGTCCTGCCGCAATGGTCTGAGGATCGGCCGGGCTACTCGATCGTGCTCGGACTGTACGCCTTCGGCCTGGAAGAGACCGGCGACTATGCCCGCGCCGAAGCGATGGGACGCGACGCTGTAGACCGCCAGCCGCTCGACGCGTGGGCGCATCACGCGGTGGCGCACGTCATGGAAATGCAGGGCCGCGCCGCAGACGGGATACGTTGGATGGAGGAGCGCGAGCCGCACTGGTCAGGCGACGAGAACTTCTTTCAGGTGCACAACTGGTGGCACAAGGCGCTCTTCCACTTCGATCTCGGAGAGCGCGACCGGGTGTTGGCCCTCTACGATCAGCGCATCCGCGCCGGCAACAGCATCATCGCCATCGATCTGGTGGATGCGTCGGCGTTGCTGTGGCGCGCCCACCTGGACGGCATCGACGTCGGGCGCCGTTGGGACGAGGTGGCGGCCGCCTGGGACCAACATGCAGACGGCAAGCTCTACCCGTTCAACGACTGGCACGCGGCCATGGCATGGCTTGGGGCCGACCGGCAACACGATGTCGACCGCCTGATCGCCCACTTCCGCCGGGACGCGGCGCCCGTCAACGAAGTGGAGCGCTGGGCGCGGGCGACCGGACTGCCGCTGATCGAGGGCTTCGCGGCCTTCTGGCGAGGTGACTACACGGCAGCCGTCGAACGGCTCCACCCGGCGCGTTTCATCGCCAACACGTTCGGCGGCAGCCACGCCCAGCGGGACATCATCGACTGGACGCTGATCGAAGCGGCGATCCGCGGCGGCATGATGGACACCGCCACGGCCCTGGCCCACGAGCGCCTGGCGCTGAAACCGCACGGCGTGATCAACGGGAGCTTCCTCTCGCGGGCCGGCGCCATCGGATCGAAGACGAACCTGGCGGCGTAG
- a CDS encoding CoA transferase: MSETATRTWTKPTLTKAGPLEGVVVVDLSRVLAGPYCTMVLADLGARVIKVETPERGDDSRYFGPFVGDKSAYYMSLNCGKESIALDLKDSRDRETFEALLQQADVLVENFRPGAMDRLGYAWEDLHQRYPRLIYAGVSGFGRTGPYAKRPAYDMVVQAMGGIMSLTGYPDGPPTRVGTSVGDITAGLFAAVGINAALYDRERSGAGVLVDVAMLDCQVAILENAIARFAATGEVPHALGARHPSITPFDAFAAEDGFMIVAAGNDALFNKLCEVVGRPDLGANPLFASNTQRTEHHAALKVELEIQFARRPIAEWLRVLEDAGIPCGPINTVDKVLADPQVLARNMVVTVDDPTAGTLQMAGSPIKMPAFPAPSTRRPAPDLDQDRKRILDDLARRRR; encoded by the coding sequence ATGAGCGAGACAGCGACCCGGACATGGACGAAGCCGACCTTGACAAAGGCGGGGCCCCTCGAGGGCGTCGTCGTCGTCGACCTAAGCCGGGTCCTCGCCGGACCGTACTGCACGATGGTCCTGGCGGACCTCGGCGCTCGCGTAATCAAGGTCGAGACGCCGGAGCGCGGCGATGATTCCCGATACTTCGGTCCGTTCGTGGGCGACAAGTCCGCCTATTACATGTCGCTCAACTGCGGCAAGGAAAGCATCGCCCTCGACCTCAAGGACAGCCGCGACCGGGAAACCTTCGAGGCCCTTCTCCAACAAGCCGATGTCCTGGTCGAGAATTTCCGCCCGGGCGCCATGGATCGTCTGGGCTATGCGTGGGAGGACCTGCACCAGCGCTACCCCCGCCTGATTTACGCCGGCGTCTCCGGCTTCGGCCGGACCGGCCCCTACGCGAAGCGCCCGGCCTACGACATGGTGGTGCAGGCGATGGGCGGCATCATGAGCCTGACCGGCTATCCGGACGGCCCGCCGACCCGGGTCGGGACCTCCGTGGGCGATATCACCGCCGGCCTGTTCGCCGCGGTCGGAATCAATGCGGCCCTCTATGACCGCGAACGAAGCGGCGCCGGCGTGCTGGTGGACGTGGCGATGCTCGACTGCCAGGTCGCCATCCTGGAGAACGCCATCGCCCGTTTCGCGGCCACCGGCGAGGTCCCCCATGCATTGGGCGCCCGGCATCCGTCGATCACCCCGTTCGACGCCTTCGCAGCCGAAGACGGTTTCATGATCGTCGCCGCCGGTAACGACGCCCTGTTCAACAAACTCTGCGAGGTGGTCGGGCGGCCTGATCTCGGCGCCAACCCGCTGTTCGCCTCCAATACACAACGGACGGAACACCATGCGGCTTTGAAGGTCGAGCTGGAGATCCAATTCGCACGCCGTCCGATCGCCGAGTGGCTTCGGGTGCTGGAGGACGCGGGAATCCCGTGCGGCCCGATCAACACCGTCGACAAGGTGCTGGCCGACCCCCAGGTGCTGGCTCGCAACATGGTGGTCACTGTCGACGATCCGACCGCCGGCACGCTGCAGATGGCCGGCAGCCCCATCAAGATGCCGGCCTTTCCGGCCCCATCCACGCGCAGGCCTGCGCCCGATCTCGACCAGGACCGGAAGCGGATCCTCGACGATCTGGCCCGGCGCCGACGATGA
- a CDS encoding TRAP transporter large permease translates to MTPLITGILVLAALIALFAIGMPIAFALGLVSVAALILSDGWFSINIIGETFFGGLASFALVSIPMFILMGGAVAASPAGRDLYEGLDRWLNRVPGGLVLSNLGACSIFAALSGSSPATCAAIGKMGIPEMTSRGYPQEIAAGSIAAGGTLGILIPPSITMIVYGIATETSIGRLFLAGLLPGVLLTVLFMAWTLLYCKMKGLGLSAMASRYSLKQKLELLPRVLPFLAIVAGILYVLYGGVATPSEAAGVGALFVIVLVAVIYRLWRFSAFAAVFRDTIKESVMIMMIIGAAELFSFTLSSLFITQSIAEWIAALDVNRWVLMGIINVFLLVAGFFLPPVAVILMTAPILLPIITQVGFDPYWFAVILTINMEIGLITPPVGLNLFVINAILPDLPLGAILRGAMPYVGCMVLGIVILSIFPEIALWLPDVLMGREQ, encoded by the coding sequence GTGACGCCGCTGATCACCGGCATCCTCGTCCTCGCTGCACTGATTGCGTTATTCGCAATCGGGATGCCGATCGCGTTCGCGCTCGGACTGGTGTCCGTCGCCGCGCTGATCCTCAGCGACGGTTGGTTCAGCATCAATATCATCGGCGAGACTTTCTTCGGCGGGCTGGCCAGCTTCGCGCTCGTGTCGATCCCCATGTTCATCCTGATGGGCGGTGCGGTCGCCGCCTCGCCGGCCGGACGCGACCTCTACGAGGGCCTAGATCGCTGGCTCAATCGGGTGCCGGGGGGCCTCGTTCTCTCCAACCTCGGCGCGTGCTCCATCTTCGCGGCGCTGTCGGGGTCGTCGCCGGCCACCTGCGCCGCCATCGGCAAGATGGGCATCCCCGAGATGACCAGCCGCGGCTATCCGCAGGAGATCGCCGCCGGATCGATTGCCGCCGGCGGCACCCTCGGGATCCTGATCCCGCCCAGCATCACAATGATCGTCTACGGCATCGCCACCGAGACCTCCATCGGCCGCCTGTTCCTCGCCGGGCTGCTGCCGGGTGTGCTGTTGACGGTGCTGTTCATGGCGTGGACGCTGTTGTACTGCAAGATGAAGGGCCTCGGCCTCAGCGCGATGGCGAGCCGGTACAGCTTGAAACAGAAGCTGGAGCTGCTGCCGCGCGTCCTGCCGTTTCTCGCCATCGTGGCTGGCATTCTCTACGTCCTCTACGGCGGCGTCGCGACGCCGTCGGAGGCGGCCGGGGTCGGAGCGCTGTTCGTCATCGTGCTGGTGGCGGTGATCTATCGCCTGTGGCGGTTCTCGGCCTTCGCGGCGGTATTTCGCGACACCATCAAGGAAAGCGTCATGATCATGATGATCATCGGCGCCGCGGAGTTGTTCTCCTTCACGCTGTCCTCGTTGTTCATCACCCAGTCGATCGCCGAGTGGATTGCTGCGCTGGACGTCAACCGCTGGGTGTTGATGGGCATTATCAACGTGTTCCTGCTCGTCGCCGGCTTCTTTCTGCCGCCGGTCGCCGTCATCCTGATGACCGCGCCGATCCTGCTGCCGATCATTACCCAGGTCGGCTTCGATCCCTACTGGTTCGCGGTGATCTTAACCATCAACATGGAAATCGGTCTGATCACCCCGCCGGTGGGGCTCAATCTGTTCGTGATCAACGCGATCCTGCCGGACCTGCCGCTCGGCGCGATCCTCCGCGGCGCGATGCCGTACGTGGGTTGCATGGTCCTCGGCATCGTCATACTCAGCATCTTTCCGGAGATCGCACTGTGGCTGCCGGACGTACTGATGGGGCGGGAACAATGA